Below is a genomic region from Pseudomonas extremaustralis.
AGGGTGTCCCAACGGGTCGACTGGCTGAATGCAGTCTGGGTCGGGATGCCCGCCGGGCCGGCCTTGAAGAAGGTGTGCACGGCTTCGTCGTCGGTCTGGGTGATGTCCCACTTGGCGATGCCTTCGGCGAGGGACTTGCTGTGTACGGTCGGCAGGTCGGTGTGCAGCAGGCCGCCACGGGCCAGGGAACCGAGGATCGAGAAAATCCCGCCGGCGCGGTGCACGTCTTCCATGTGGTACTTCTGGATGTTCGGCGCGACCTTGCACAGTTGCGGCACGTTGCGGGACAGACGGTCGATGTCGCGCAGGTCGAAATCGATCTCGGCTTCCTGGGCGGCGGCCAGCAAGTGCAGGATGGTGTTGGTGGAACCGCCCATGGCGATGTCCAGGGTCATGGCGTTTTCGAACGCCTTGAAGTTGGCGATGTTGCGCGGCAACACCGACTCATCGTTCTCGCCGTAGTAGCGCTTGCACAGCTCGACGATGGTACGGCCGGCCTGCAGGAACAGCTGCTCGCGGTCGCTGTGGGTGGCCAGGGTCGAACCGTTGCCCGGCAAGGCCAGGCCCAGGGCTTCCACCAGGCAGTTCATCGAGTTGGCGGTGAACATGCCGGAGCACGAACCGCAGGTCGGACAGGCGCTGCGCTCGTATTCCGCGACCTTCTCGTCAGAAGCGCTGGAATCGGCGGCGATGACCATGGCGTCGACCAGATCGAGGCCGTGGGAGGCGAGTTTGGTCTTGCCGGCTTCCATCGGACCGCCGGAGACGAAAATCACCGGGACGTTGAGGCGCAGGGCGGCCATCAGCATGCCAGGGGTGATCTTGTCGCAGTTGGAGATGCACACGATGGCGTCGGCGCAGTGGGCGTTGACCATGTACTCCACGGAGTCGGCGATGATCTCGCGGCTCGGCAGGGAATACAGCATGCCGTCATGGCCCATGGCGATGCCGTCATCCACGGCAATGGTGTTGAATTCCTTGGCCACGCCGCCAGCGCGTTCGATCTCGCGGGCGACCAGTTGGCCCAGGTCCTTGAGGTGGACATGGCCGGGGACGAACTGGGTGAACGAGTTGGCAATCGCGATGATCGGCTTCTTGAAGTCGTCATCTTTCATCCCGGTGGCGCGCCACAGTGCGCGGGCGCCGGCCATGTTGCGGCCGTGGGTGGATGTTTTCGAGCGGTAATCAGGCATTGGAGCACTCCGGGCGGCTAATCAGATGTCAAAGGGGAGTGAGCTTCTATGGACGTCTGGAACACCCGAAAAATGGCACTGGTGTCCGGAAGTTGCCGCAAACGTTACGGGATCGCCGTGCGCAGTGGCCTTGAGCTCATAAACCCGCCGGGGGATGACTGGCGATGAATAGGGCCGATTCTACACCGTCTTCCTGTAGGCGCGAGCTTGCTCGCGAAAAACGTCAACGATAACGCAGCGCTAGCGGGAGGCCCGCGTTGCCTGTTCGTTTTTCGCGAGCAAGCTCGCTCCTACAGGGGCGGGACATATTCAGAACCACTGTTTACAGGCCGGGCGAAGTCGGTCCGCCTACCGTTTCTCTTCCACTCACAGAAGAGGACGAAGGAATGTCCACCCAGCAACATGCACATCGGCTGCGCATCGGGCGCTATTCGGAGTCGGGCCGTGTTTACCTGCTCACGGCGGTTACCCATCAACGGCAATTGGCTTTTCAGGACTGGCGCATCGGCCGCCTGCTTGTCAGTGCGTTCAGGAAAGCTCAGGAAGACGGCGAGGCGACTTCGCTGGCCTGGGTGGTCATGCCTGACCATTTCCACTGGCTGGTCGAGTTGCATAACGGCGACTTGCCAAGGCTGATGCGCAGCACCAAGTCGCGAAGTGCCCGCGCCATCAACAAGGCCAGGTGTTCGTTCGGGACCTTGTGGCAAAAAGGCTATTTCGACCGCGCACTGCGTCGGGAGGAAGACTTGAAGGCAATGGCCCGTTATATCGTGGCCAATCCCTTGCGGGCAGGGCTGGTCAAACATATCGGCCAGTACCCGCTATGGGACGCCATCTGGTTGTAACCTCTTCTCCCCTGTAGGAACGAGCTTGCTCGCGAAGATCGTCAACGATGACGCAACGCTATCAGGTAGCCCGCGTCGTCTATGGGTTTTCGCGAGCAAGCTCGCCGCTACAGGGGGAAAGTGTCAGTGTCCGACCCGCGTATTGGTCAGCCAACCCCACAGGCTGAAAATGATAAAGCTCACGGCAATCGTCATCAGCAAATGACTGCCGGTTTGCGCGAGCGCTGCGCTGCTGACGGCAGCGGTGAGGAACATGATGCTATTGCCCGCCGAAGCCGCCGTCCCCGCGCAGCTAGAAAACAACACCATCGCTGCCGAAATTGCAGCGGGCCGAACCAGGGTGACCGCCAGTGCGCTGATAAGCATCGGGATGAGCAGGGTTACCGTGGTAATGGTTTTAAAGAGGACGACCAGC
It encodes:
- the ilvD gene encoding dihydroxy-acid dehydratase, which translates into the protein MPDYRSKTSTHGRNMAGARALWRATGMKDDDFKKPIIAIANSFTQFVPGHVHLKDLGQLVAREIERAGGVAKEFNTIAVDDGIAMGHDGMLYSLPSREIIADSVEYMVNAHCADAIVCISNCDKITPGMLMAALRLNVPVIFVSGGPMEAGKTKLASHGLDLVDAMVIAADSSASDEKVAEYERSACPTCGSCSGMFTANSMNCLVEALGLALPGNGSTLATHSDREQLFLQAGRTIVELCKRYYGENDESVLPRNIANFKAFENAMTLDIAMGGSTNTILHLLAAAQEAEIDFDLRDIDRLSRNVPQLCKVAPNIQKYHMEDVHRAGGIFSILGSLARGGLLHTDLPTVHSKSLAEGIAKWDITQTDDEAVHTFFKAGPAGIPTQTAFSQSTRWDTLDADRENGCIRSVEHAYSKEGGLAVLYGNIALDGCVVKTAGVDESIHVFEGNAKIFESQDSAVRGILADEVKEGDIVIIRYEGPKGGPGMQEMLYPTSYLKSKGLGKACALLTDGRFSGGTSGLSIGHASPEAAAGGAIGLVQDGDKVLIDIPNRSINLLISDEELAARRVEQDKKGWKPVEKRPRKVTTALKAYALLATSADKGAVRNKAMLDGL
- a CDS encoding REP-associated tyrosine transposase, coding for MSTQQHAHRLRIGRYSESGRVYLLTAVTHQRQLAFQDWRIGRLLVSAFRKAQEDGEATSLAWVVMPDHFHWLVELHNGDLPRLMRSTKSRSARAINKARCSFGTLWQKGYFDRALRREEDLKAMARYIVANPLRAGLVKHIGQYPLWDAIWL